A window from Bacteroidota bacterium encodes these proteins:
- a CDS encoding fucose isomerase, producing the protein MSSNNKTTLGVIIGNRDFFPDKLVAEARAEIVKLFKSLSITPVLLNETESKLGGVETFAEAKKCATLFKQHADAIDGILVVLPNFGDEKGVAETIKLSGLNVPVLIQAHPDDLGKMDVVNRRDAWCGKISVCNNLYQFGIKYSLTTKHVTAVTDETFIDDLKKFTAVCKVVKGLRKVRIGAVGARPGAFNTVRYSEKILQRNGISVTTVDLSEILGNANKLNADDKSVKEKLEKIHAYTNTGLTPPDKLVQIAKLDVVLADFMTENYLDATAIQCWTSLQKNYGCNVCTSMSMMSENMLPSACEVDVTGTLTMYAMQLASSTPSALVDWNNNYADDDEKCVLFHCGNWAKSFLPDIQISTAPILGTSVGTENTYGALDGRTPASPLTYGRISTDDCKGVMKAYIGEGELTNDALTTFGNRAVAQINNLQGLMQYVCRNGFEHHVVMNASKTAGVLKEAFENYLGWETYQH; encoded by the coding sequence ATGTCATCAAATAACAAAACCACATTAGGAGTGATCATCGGCAATCGTGATTTCTTTCCCGATAAACTGGTAGCCGAAGCAAGAGCAGAAATTGTGAAACTGTTTAAAAGCTTAAGCATTACACCTGTACTCCTGAATGAAACAGAATCAAAATTGGGCGGGGTAGAAACATTTGCTGAAGCAAAAAAATGTGCGACATTGTTTAAGCAACATGCTGATGCAATTGACGGAATACTTGTCGTGCTTCCAAATTTTGGTGATGAAAAAGGAGTTGCGGAAACAATCAAGCTGTCAGGGCTGAATGTGCCGGTATTGATCCAGGCTCATCCTGATGACCTTGGGAAAATGGATGTGGTAAACAGGAGAGATGCATGGTGCGGAAAAATTTCCGTTTGCAATAACCTATACCAGTTCGGGATAAAATATTCCCTTACTACTAAACATGTAACTGCGGTAACCGACGAAACTTTTATTGACGATCTAAAAAAGTTTACTGCAGTTTGTAAAGTAGTGAAAGGATTGCGTAAGGTTCGTATCGGTGCTGTTGGTGCAAGACCGGGTGCATTTAACACTGTTCGGTACAGCGAAAAAATATTACAGCGTAATGGGATCTCAGTAACAACAGTTGATTTATCTGAAATTCTTGGGAACGCCAATAAGCTAAATGCTGATGATAAATCAGTAAAAGAAAAACTAGAAAAAATTCATGCATATACAAATACCGGGTTAACACCGCCGGATAAATTAGTGCAGATTGCAAAACTGGATGTAGTACTCGCCGATTTTATGACCGAAAATTATTTAGATGCAACAGCTATTCAGTGCTGGACCTCCCTTCAAAAAAATTATGGCTGTAATGTATGCACCAGCATGAGCATGATGAGTGAAAACATGCTGCCCAGTGCATGTGAAGTAGATGTAACGGGTACATTGACAATGTATGCCATGCAGCTTGCAAGCAGTACGCCATCTGCATTGGTTGACTGGAATAATAATTATGCAGACGATGATGAAAAATGTGTACTGTTTCATTGTGGCAACTGGGCTAAGAGCTTTTTGCCCGATATACAAATCAGCACAGCACCAATTCTTGGTACATCAGTAGGCACTGAAAACACTTATGGCGCATTAGATGGACGTACACCAGCATCTCCGTTAACTTACGGACGTATCAGTACAGATGATTGCAAAGGTGTTATGAAAGCATATATAGGAGAAGGTGAATTGACGAATGATGCACTGACAACATTTGGTAATCGTGCCGTAGCACAGATAAATAATTTGCAAGGGCTGATGCAGTATGTATGCCGCAACGGTTTCGAACATCATGTAGTAATGAATGCAAGCAAAACAGCAGGTGTATTAAAAGAAGCATTTGAAAATTATTTGGGATGGGAAACTTATCAGCATTAA
- a CDS encoding transketolase, with amino-acid sequence MTTKDLKIKSINYRKRILKYIVGANAGHTGGSLSCTDILNVLYNHVLNVSPQNFSSSDRDRYIQSKGHCVEALFVVLADQGFFPEEDLNTLCKYKSHYIGHPTKKVKGVEQNTGALGHGLPICVGTAIAAKMDNKNYRVFTLMGDGELPEGSNWEAALSASHYKLDNLCAIVDKNNLQITAPTSDVMSTDPLDKKWEAFGWAVKEVNGNDIDELKEAFAALPFEKEKPSVIIAHTTKGKGVSFMENELKWHHGVPNKEQYELAQQELDNALNVI; translated from the coding sequence ATGACAACAAAAGACCTAAAAATAAAATCGATCAACTACAGGAAAAGAATCCTGAAGTATATCGTTGGCGCTAATGCGGGACATACCGGTGGTAGCCTGTCTTGTACAGATATATTAAATGTATTGTACAATCATGTTCTTAATGTATCGCCACAAAATTTTTCATCGTCTGACAGAGATAGGTACATACAGAGTAAAGGACATTGTGTCGAAGCTTTGTTTGTAGTACTAGCTGATCAAGGATTTTTCCCTGAAGAAGATTTGAATACACTATGTAAATACAAATCGCATTATATCGGTCATCCTACCAAAAAAGTAAAAGGAGTGGAACAGAATACCGGAGCATTGGGACATGGTCTGCCGATTTGCGTAGGAACTGCCATTGCCGCTAAGATGGATAATAAAAATTATAGAGTATTTACATTGATGGGTGATGGCGAATTGCCCGAAGGAAGTAACTGGGAAGCAGCGTTGAGTGCTTCACATTACAAGCTCGACAACCTGTGTGCAATTGTAGACAAGAACAATTTGCAGATAACAGCACCAACATCGGATGTAATGAGCACCGACCCTTTGGATAAAAAATGGGAAGCATTTGGTTGGGCAGTAAAAGAAGTAAATGGTAATGATATTGATGAACTGAAGGAAGCATTTGCTGCATTGCCTTTTGAAAAAGAAAAACCATCGGTAATTATTGCACATACCACGAAGGGCAAAGGAGTAAGTTTTATGGAGAATGAACTGAAATGGCATCACGGCGTACCGAATAAAGAGCAGTATGAGTTGGCGCAACAGGAATTGGACAATGCATTAAACGTAATTTAA
- a CDS encoding transketolase family protein translates to MAEQINIPPGGDKPNQDIFSETLQRLAATDRDIIAVTSDSRGSGKLVAFGKQFPQQIVEVGIAEQNLVGVAAGLVSCGKKVFAVSPACFLTARALEQIKNDICYSDNPATVVGISAGVSYGALGSTHHSLHDFAVLRAINNVIVVAPADNYETAKATELAAESKHPVYLRFGKKVMPALKQNNSDGFVFGKGRVIMEGNDVAIIANGETVYPAVKAAEKLKTQGIAATVVSMHTIKPLDTELLSKLASTCKAIITVEEHSVYGGLGEACASYLLQQGFTKPFKIIGIPDEYTVTGPQQDIFNHYGISEKGIADAVLGLLK, encoded by the coding sequence ATGGCTGAACAAATAAATATACCACCTGGTGGAGATAAACCTAACCAGGATATTTTTTCTGAAACATTACAACGGTTAGCAGCAACTGACCGGGATATTATTGCTGTAACAAGTGATTCAAGAGGTTCGGGTAAACTGGTAGCGTTTGGAAAACAATTTCCTCAGCAGATCGTAGAAGTAGGTATTGCTGAGCAAAATCTGGTAGGCGTAGCAGCCGGTCTTGTATCATGTGGTAAAAAAGTATTTGCAGTTTCACCGGCATGTTTTTTAACAGCAAGAGCACTGGAGCAAATAAAAAATGATATCTGCTACAGTGATAATCCGGCTACAGTAGTAGGCATCAGTGCTGGTGTTAGCTATGGTGCACTTGGAAGTACACATCACAGTCTGCATGATTTTGCTGTACTGCGAGCTATTAATAATGTCATCGTTGTAGCTCCGGCTGATAATTATGAAACAGCAAAAGCAACCGAACTCGCAGCAGAAAGCAAGCATCCGGTGTATTTGCGTTTTGGTAAAAAGGTTATGCCAGCATTAAAGCAGAATAATAGTGATGGGTTTGTTTTTGGTAAAGGCAGAGTAATAATGGAAGGAAATGATGTAGCGATAATTGCGAATGGAGAAACGGTATATCCTGCTGTAAAAGCAGCAGAGAAATTAAAAACACAGGGAATTGCCGCTACTGTTGTGAGCATGCATACGATTAAACCGTTGGATACGGAATTGCTTTCAAAACTGGCTTCAACATGCAAAGCAATTATCACGGTAGAAGAACACAGTGTGTATGGTGGTCTGGGTGAAGCCTGCGCATCCTATTTATTGCAGCAGGGTTTTACAAAGCCGTTTAAGATCATTGGTATTCCTGATGAGTATACTGTTACCGGTCCGCAACAGGATATTTTTAATCATTACGGTATAAGTGAGAAAGGAATTGCTGATGCTGTTCTTGGATTATTAAAATAA
- a CDS encoding D-ribose ABC transporter substrate-binding protein, with product MLKRLSFFLLLLSCLFIQCKSKSSGDKKHKIAVVVSTLNNPWFVFLAETATAKAKTLGYEAKIFDSQNNTALESDHFENIIVAGFDAILFNSTDADGSVANVMKAKAAGVPVFCMDREINSLNAATSQILSDSYSGAVAIGKYFTQQLNKKGNYVELLGIVGDNNTWARSKGFHSVVDNYKGFKMVAQQSAEFDQNKAMEVMESILQAHPDIDGVFCGNDGMALGAYQALLSAGKADRVKVFGFDGAEDVITSIGENKVAATGMQFPKVMAETAAQYADEYIKGRRDFPQKVPVAVELVTAKNIKNYIAYGKK from the coding sequence ATGTTAAAACGATTGTCCTTTTTTTTATTATTGCTTTCTTGTTTGTTTATTCAATGCAAAAGCAAATCATCTGGAGATAAGAAACATAAAATTGCTGTGGTAGTTTCTACGCTCAACAATCCCTGGTTTGTTTTTTTAGCGGAAACAGCAACCGCCAAAGCAAAAACATTGGGCTACGAAGCAAAAATTTTTGATTCGCAAAACAATACAGCTTTGGAAAGCGACCATTTCGAAAACATTATTGTCGCTGGGTTTGATGCAATTCTTTTTAACTCAACCGATGCTGATGGCTCTGTTGCCAATGTAATGAAAGCAAAAGCTGCTGGTGTTCCCGTATTTTGTATGGACAGAGAAATTAATTCACTCAATGCCGCCACTTCGCAAATACTAAGCGATAGTTATTCCGGCGCTGTTGCCATTGGAAAATATTTTACACAGCAATTGAATAAAAAAGGGAATTATGTAGAACTGTTAGGGATCGTTGGTGATAATAATACATGGGCAAGAAGTAAAGGTTTTCATAGCGTGGTGGATAATTACAAAGGTTTTAAAATGGTTGCACAGCAAAGTGCTGAGTTCGACCAGAATAAGGCGATGGAAGTAATGGAATCCATTTTACAGGCACATCCGGATATTGATGGAGTGTTCTGCGGTAATGATGGTATGGCATTGGGTGCTTACCAGGCATTATTATCCGCAGGTAAAGCTGATAGAGTAAAAGTGTTTGGCTTTGATGGAGCGGAAGATGTAATAACTTCTATCGGCGAAAATAAAGTGGCAGCAACCGGTATGCAGTTTCCGAAAGTGATGGCAGAAACAGCGGCGCAATATGCAGATGAATATATAAAGGGACGAAGGGATTTTCCGCAGAAAGTGCCCGTAGCAGTTGAATTGGTGACAGCAAAGAATATAAAAAATTATATCGCTTACGGAAAAAAATAA
- a CDS encoding DUF2291 domain-containing protein, whose product MGDSKEYKKLYRLRKKIIKVNKYIKYCLLLVLVALLAYKSVYFEKLSARKNNAAVSFDAVGFSKKLWEEKMPEKLDSAIDLSQLITAIDKEGETSINKYTNALAIGNYRYALVKLNAIVTDVKEDEVMLSMKHGDSLLTVNLATEFIYGNAIRDASGLVQVKDFPNTTDLNSISEELNKIIRTSILPTFKTSVKKGDNLNVVAAVELNKEHIHWSNMELLPVRIQVVN is encoded by the coding sequence ATTGGTGACAGCAAAGAATATAAAAAATTATATCGCTTACGGAAAAAAATAATTAAAGTGAACAAATACATAAAATACTGTTTGCTTTTAGTTCTAGTTGCATTGCTGGCTTACAAGTCTGTGTATTTTGAAAAGCTGAGTGCAAGAAAAAACAATGCTGCGGTTTCTTTTGACGCAGTTGGGTTCAGTAAAAAACTGTGGGAAGAAAAAATGCCGGAAAAGTTGGATAGTGCTATTGACCTCTCTCAACTAATTACCGCAATTGACAAAGAAGGCGAAACCTCAATAAACAAATACACCAATGCGCTTGCTATCGGTAATTATCGCTATGCATTGGTGAAGCTGAATGCAATTGTAACGGATGTAAAAGAAGATGAAGTAATGCTTTCAATGAAGCATGGTGATTCATTGCTTACCGTAAACCTGGCAACTGAATTTATTTATGGCAATGCCATACGTGATGCATCGGGTTTGGTACAGGTAAAAGATTTCCCTAATACGACTGATTTAAATAGCATTTCAGAAGAACTGAATAAAATTATCCGTACAAGCATATTACCAACATTTAAGACATCAGTTAAAAAAGGCGATAATTTAAATGTGGTTGCGGCAGTAGAATTGAACAAAGAACATATTCACTGGAGTAATATGGAATTATTACCGGTAAGAATTCAAGTAGTAAACTAA
- a CDS encoding sugar ABC transporter ATP-binding protein, which produces MLEAKHITKRFDGVIALSDVNLQLHPGKVNAIIGENGAGKSTLMKIFSGVHTQYEGEIVLNGDVVRFANTKEAEVAGIAIIHQELNLVPYLSVTENIFLGRELVNSFGVLDKKKMQQETAVLLKRLNLNVSPSTKIVTLKVGQQQLVEIAKALYTNATIIIMDEPTSAISDKEVENLFGIIAQLKKEGKTIVYISHKLKELFTIADNYIILRDGQTVDAGEMRSVTQDELIQKMTGRKLGFEKSGKTISDAPVLLTVKNLSLRHPVLRFTDVLSDISFDLHKGEILGVYGLMGAGRTELMESIFGLHPRNASGEINIKDQPIKIKSPADAIAAGIALVPEDRKLHGLVLNQTIKSNISITVLKQLENWGLILNGKKENQLSKNYINQLGIKTNSDTAAAKSLSGGNQQKIVLAKWLATNPQVLLLDEPTRGIDINAKAEIYKLMKSLAATGMGIVMVSSELPEILAVSDRVLVLCEGELTASIPIEEATEAGILKYALHKNTTAA; this is translated from the coding sequence ATGCTGGAAGCAAAACATATAACAAAACGGTTTGATGGGGTGATAGCTTTGTCGGATGTAAATCTTCAGTTGCATCCGGGTAAGGTCAATGCCATCATTGGCGAGAATGGCGCCGGTAAGTCAACACTGATGAAAATATTTTCTGGCGTACATACACAATACGAAGGAGAGATTGTACTGAACGGAGACGTCGTTCGTTTTGCCAACACCAAAGAAGCTGAAGTTGCGGGCATTGCCATCATTCACCAGGAACTTAACCTGGTTCCTTATTTATCCGTTACAGAAAATATTTTTTTAGGAAGGGAACTGGTGAACTCTTTTGGTGTACTGGATAAAAAAAAGATGCAGCAAGAAACAGCTGTCTTGCTGAAAAGACTGAATCTGAATGTAAGCCCGTCTACAAAAATCGTCACATTAAAAGTCGGCCAGCAACAATTGGTAGAAATTGCAAAAGCATTATATACGAATGCGACAATAATAATTATGGACGAACCGACTTCTGCTATCAGCGATAAAGAAGTGGAAAATCTATTTGGGATCATAGCACAACTTAAAAAGGAAGGAAAAACGATTGTATATATCTCGCACAAATTAAAAGAGCTATTTACCATTGCTGACAACTATATTATTTTAAGAGATGGTCAAACGGTGGACGCAGGTGAAATGAGATCGGTAACACAAGATGAACTGATACAGAAAATGACAGGCAGGAAGTTGGGCTTTGAAAAATCAGGCAAGACAATTAGTGATGCACCAGTTTTGTTAACAGTTAAAAACCTAAGCTTACGTCACCCGGTATTACGATTTACTGATGTACTTTCTGATATTTCATTTGACCTGCACAAAGGTGAAATACTGGGTGTGTACGGGTTAATGGGTGCAGGCCGTACAGAGTTAATGGAATCCATTTTTGGTTTGCATCCACGCAATGCCAGCGGGGAAATTAATATCAAGGATCAACCTATAAAAATAAAATCACCGGCTGATGCAATTGCTGCAGGTATTGCCTTAGTTCCGGAAGATAGAAAACTGCATGGACTCGTATTGAATCAAACTATCAAATCAAATATCAGCATCACAGTATTAAAGCAATTAGAAAACTGGGGTTTGATATTAAACGGTAAAAAAGAAAATCAACTTTCTAAAAATTACATCAATCAATTGGGTATTAAAACTAATTCTGATACTGCAGCCGCAAAAAGCCTCAGCGGCGGTAACCAGCAAAAAATTGTATTGGCAAAATGGCTGGCTACAAACCCACAGGTATTATTATTAGATGAACCGACAAGAGGTATTGATATTAACGCTAAAGCAGAAATTTATAAACTGATGAAATCACTGGCAGCAACCGGAATGGGTATTGTGATGGTCTCATCCGAGTTGCCAGAAATATTAGCAGTTTCAGATAGAGTATTGGTGTTGTGCGAAGGAGAACTCACTGCATCAATTCCAATTGAAGAAGCCACCGAAGCAGGAATTTTAAAATATGCTTTGCATAAAAACACAACAGCAGCATGA
- the rbsC gene encoding ribose ABC transporter permease (functions to transport ribose at high affinity; forms a complex with RbsA2C2B): protein MTKSLSIQQVPIKRFQSLIALLLLCVILSILTDKFFTAENGLNVLRQVAVNACIATGMTLIVLTGGIDLSVGSVLALCGAVTAGLFKNGLEFPSSDLFVGFTITGALLAGLLLGALLGWFNGFTVTKFNVPPFVATLAMLTIARGFTMLYTKGHPISNLGNDFAFIGSGSLIGIPVPVWLAIVVVLIAVFITQKTKLGRYIYAIGGNEQAAKLSGINIKKVKMTVYAIAGALAALGGIIVTARLDSAQPNAGMSYELDAIAAVVIGGTSLSGGKGSVWGTVMGAIIIGVLNNGLVLLNVSPFWQQVVKGGVILLAVIIDKIGEKKD, encoded by the coding sequence ATGACAAAATCTTTAAGCATACAACAAGTTCCAATTAAAAGATTTCAATCACTGATTGCGCTGCTGTTACTATGTGTCATTCTCAGTATTCTTACAGATAAATTTTTTACTGCTGAAAACGGGTTAAATGTATTGCGTCAAGTAGCTGTTAATGCCTGCATTGCCACAGGTATGACACTGATCGTATTAACTGGGGGCATTGATTTATCTGTTGGTTCGGTATTGGCATTATGCGGGGCAGTTACAGCCGGTCTTTTTAAAAACGGATTAGAATTCCCATCATCAGACTTGTTTGTAGGATTTACAATCACAGGCGCATTGCTTGCTGGTTTGTTATTGGGTGCATTGCTCGGCTGGTTCAACGGATTTACAGTTACAAAATTTAATGTACCTCCTTTTGTTGCAACCCTGGCTATGCTCACTATTGCGAGAGGGTTTACCATGTTGTATACAAAGGGCCATCCTATCAGCAATCTCGGAAATGACTTTGCATTCATCGGCTCTGGTTCATTGATAGGTATTCCTGTACCGGTTTGGCTGGCGATTGTCGTTGTGCTGATCGCTGTGTTCATTACACAAAAAACAAAACTCGGCCGGTATATATATGCTATTGGTGGCAATGAGCAAGCTGCAAAACTATCCGGCATCAATATCAAGAAAGTAAAGATGACCGTGTATGCGATTGCAGGTGCTTTAGCGGCGTTGGGGGGTATAATTGTTACGGCCCGTCTCGATTCTGCGCAACCTAATGCAGGCATGAGTTACGAATTGGATGCGATTGCAGCGGTGGTAATTGGTGGCACTTCGTTAAGCGGTGGTAAAGGATCGGTGTGGGGCACTGTGATGGGTGCTATTATTATTGGTGTGTTGAATAATGGATTGGTATTGCTAAATGTTTCACCTTTCTGGCAGCAGGTGGTGAAGGGTGGTGTCATATTGTTAGCAGTTATTATTGATAAGATAGGAGAGAAGAAGGACTAG
- the glpK gene encoding glycerol kinase GlpK, with amino-acid sequence MSKKYILAIDQGTSSTKSLIFDSAGIAIAKGSETLHTSYLDNGFVEQDAEEIYQNVLLSVKKCLQQFTEKGFNANDIAAIAISNQRETFVIWDKDGKPLHPAIVWQCKRSVQVCEDLKQKGLSETVNVKTGLVIDPYFSATKLIWLNQNNQAIQTAIFKGEAFFGTIDTWLLYKFTNGKEYATDYTNASRTLFFNLHTLEWDEELISQFGLAELNLPELKASSSLFGETTLNNLLPGPVPITALIGDSHAAAFGEGCFEAGTAKATLGTGCSILMNIGSKPIQSGNGMVTTICWSTEGRIDYALEGVIVSCGATIEWLKNELNLFSSSKETETMANAIADNGGVYLVPAFSGLGSPHWQMGRKASLSGINFGTTKNHIVRAALESIPYQIADVIAAMEDDAKLSLKELMADGGITANKFVIQFLADLLNKPVATIGMPDVSALGAAYLAGLEIGVYENIESLKKLNTDKTFYHPKIETGSMNKNYTGWQKIIKSGNTN; translated from the coding sequence ATAAGTAAAAAATACATATTAGCAATTGACCAGGGCACCAGCTCCACCAAATCATTGATCTTTGATAGTGCAGGCATTGCCATTGCTAAAGGTTCAGAAACTTTACACACTTCATATCTCGATAATGGTTTTGTAGAACAGGATGCAGAAGAAATTTATCAGAACGTTTTATTATCAGTTAAAAAATGTTTACAGCAATTCACAGAAAAAGGATTTAATGCAAATGATATAGCAGCTATCGCCATTTCCAATCAAAGGGAAACATTTGTTATTTGGGATAAAGATGGTAAGCCATTACATCCTGCTATAGTCTGGCAATGCAAACGTTCCGTTCAGGTCTGCGAAGATTTAAAACAAAAAGGATTATCAGAAACTGTAAATGTGAAAACCGGTTTGGTGATTGACCCTTATTTTTCCGCCACCAAACTTATCTGGCTCAATCAGAATAATCAAGCTATACAAACTGCCATCTTTAAAGGCGAAGCTTTCTTTGGAACAATAGATACATGGCTACTTTACAAGTTTACAAATGGAAAAGAATACGCAACAGATTATACAAATGCATCAAGAACATTATTTTTCAACCTGCATACATTGGAATGGGATGAGGAATTAATTAGCCAGTTTGGATTAGCTGAACTTAATCTTCCTGAGCTAAAGGCATCTTCATCCTTATTTGGTGAAACAACACTCAACAATCTTTTACCAGGACCAGTTCCTATTACAGCCTTGATCGGCGATTCACATGCAGCAGCTTTTGGGGAAGGTTGCTTTGAAGCAGGTACAGCCAAAGCCACACTCGGCACCGGCTGCAGTATTTTAATGAATATTGGAAGCAAACCCATTCAATCAGGAAACGGAATGGTAACAACCATTTGCTGGAGTACAGAAGGCAGAATTGATTATGCTCTGGAAGGTGTGATTGTTTCCTGCGGCGCTACCATTGAATGGTTAAAAAATGAACTAAACTTATTTAGTAGCAGTAAAGAAACCGAAACAATGGCAAACGCTATTGCTGATAATGGCGGAGTTTATCTTGTTCCCGCATTCAGTGGATTGGGTTCGCCACATTGGCAAATGGGAAGAAAGGCTTCGTTGTCAGGGATCAATTTCGGCACAACGAAAAATCATATTGTAAGGGCCGCACTGGAATCAATCCCTTATCAAATCGCAGATGTAATTGCTGCAATGGAAGATGATGCAAAGCTTTCCTTAAAAGAACTAATGGCAGATGGGGGTATAACCGCTAATAAATTCGTGATTCAATTCCTCGCCGATCTGTTGAATAAACCTGTTGCAACCATTGGCATGCCCGATGTATCTGCATTAGGCGCAGCTTATCTCGCAGGATTAGAAATTGGGGTTTATGAAAACATTGAGAGTTTAAAAAAGCTGAATACTGATAAAACTTTCTATCATCCAAAAATTGAGACGGGTAGTATGAATAAAAACTATACTGGCTGGCAGAAAATAATTAAAAGCGGAAACACGAATTGA
- a CDS encoding glycoside hydrolase: MLFIGLSCFNCFSQSNTKPLVLKADNFKHYVDYFNKMETPNIEQAIPNDSAWTWMKKNIPLFECPQQNFEEIFYFRWWTLRKHIKKTEKGFVFTEFLIQRSYADKYNLISSALGHHIYESRWLHDKQYMDNNLHVWLRGNNGKPMSKLRFYSGWYIDAIYNRYLVNQDKKFITDLLPDLENDYEAWEHEKRSASGLFWQYDVRDAMEETISGGRREKNPRPSINGYMYGNAMAMQKINLLTGNGRKGFFYQQKADSMKSLVQSKLWNDRNEFFEVRKEQGDTLANVREEIGFIPWYFNMPDSNYSIAWKHLMDKKTFCAPFGITTADRSHPQFRTHGCCNCEWDGAVWPFATSQTLTGMANLLNNYKQDYVADSNYFDLLETYVESQYYRGRPYVGEYLDEKTGYWLKGDEERSRYYNHSTFNDLIITGLVGLRPRADNIIEVNSLLPDNKWDWFCLDNILYHGKIITILWDKDGAKYKRGKGLQVFVNGKKVAASNNLERVTGKL, from the coding sequence ATATTATTTATTGGCTTGTCTTGCTTCAATTGTTTTTCACAAAGCAATACAAAGCCACTTGTACTGAAGGCTGATAATTTCAAACATTATGTTGATTACTTCAACAAAATGGAAACGCCGAACATTGAGCAAGCAATACCAAATGACAGTGCCTGGACATGGATGAAGAAAAATATCCCACTTTTTGAATGTCCGCAACAGAATTTTGAAGAGATATTTTATTTCCGTTGGTGGACTTTACGTAAGCATATTAAAAAAACAGAGAAGGGTTTTGTGTTTACGGAGTTTTTGATCCAACGTAGTTATGCAGATAAATATAATCTTATTAGCAGTGCATTGGGTCATCATATTTATGAGAGCCGTTGGTTGCATGATAAGCAGTATATGGATAATAATCTTCATGTATGGCTGCGTGGAAATAATGGAAAACCGATGAGTAAGCTGCGATTTTACAGCGGATGGTATATAGATGCAATTTATAATCGCTACTTAGTTAACCAGGATAAGAAATTCATTACAGATTTATTGCCCGATTTAGAAAACGATTATGAAGCATGGGAACATGAAAAAAGATCAGCAAGCGGTTTATTCTGGCAATATGATGTCAGGGATGCGATGGAAGAAACAATTAGTGGCGGGAGAAGGGAAAAGAATCCAAGACCTTCTATTAATGGATACATGTATGGTAATGCCATGGCGATGCAAAAAATAAATTTACTTACGGGGAATGGACGTAAAGGTTTCTTTTATCAGCAAAAAGCAGACTCTATGAAATCATTGGTCCAATCAAAACTCTGGAATGATAGAAATGAATTTTTTGAAGTAAGAAAGGAGCAAGGAGATACATTAGCTAATGTGCGGGAAGAGATTGGTTTTATTCCCTGGTATTTTAATATGCCCGATAGCAATTATAGTATTGCCTGGAAGCATTTAATGGATAAGAAAACATTTTGTGCTCCGTTTGGTATTACGACCGCCGACAGAAGTCACCCTCAATTCCGTACACATGGTTGCTGTAACTGTGAGTGGGATGGAGCTGTGTGGCCTTTCGCCACTTCGCAAACATTAACAGGAATGGCTAACCTGTTGAATAATTATAAACAAGATTATGTAGCCGACAGCAATTATTTTGATCTGCTTGAAACTTATGTCGAATCACAATACTATCGTGGCCGTCCTTATGTAGGTGAATACCTTGATGAAAAAACCGGTTACTGGTTGAAAGGAGATGAAGAAAGAAGCCGCTATTATAATCATTCGACTTTTAATGATCTGATCATTACAGGTTTGGTTGGCTTGCGACCAAGAGCTGATAATATAATTGAAGTGAATTCTCTTTTGCCGGATAATAAATGGGATTGGTTTTGCCTGGATAATATTTTATATCATGGGAAAATTATAACCATCCTTTGGGATAAAGATGGAGCTAAATATAAAAGAGGAAAAGGTTTGCAGGTATTCGTAAATGGGAAAAAAGTGGCCGCTTCCAATAATTTGGAAAGAGTTACAGGAAAATTATAG